From the Gammaproteobacteria bacterium genome, one window contains:
- a CDS encoding long-chain fatty acid--CoA ligase: MTWTLDKISPESATNLHGLLLERAKRSTNSVAYKYFDSTDQCWKEYTWAQVVDIVTHWATALSQLQLNIGERVGVMLPNGPEWVFFEQAAARAGLVSVPLYPNDRPDNVSHIVNESEIRVLFFWGPLQWDTIRAAKNDFENTPVFISSQPVNDPEVTHKSEWLKKANGLPSLAPVKVSSKELATIVYTSGTTGRPKGVMLSHDNIIKNAFFGVHSVDVYKEDLFLSFLPLSHTLERTVGYYLPMLCGASVAYCRSIPELAEDLLSIKPTVLISVPRIFERVYGKIKTGLQEKSPVAQKLFAMAISVGWEKFLAEQGRGSRSLRQVLWPLLNKLVASKIAEKLGGRLRFAISGGAPLPKEIAETFIGLGIQILQGYGLTESSPVISVNKMDSNIPHSIGQALHGVKVRLSKDGELQTSSECVMMGYWKREDATKETFTEDGWLRTGDLARIDESNHIYITGRLKEIMVMSNGEKIPPVDIEMAITLDPLFEQAMVIGEGKPYLSAIIVLNPEAWPAYAESLGLSATTSGVLKDKTLLKEIKKRVDERMSEFPGYAQIHQITLSDEVWSDQNFLLTASLKMNRKVISERFAQEIAAMYSGH, translated from the coding sequence ATGACATGGACTTTGGACAAAATCTCGCCAGAAAGCGCGACAAACCTCCACGGACTTCTACTAGAGCGCGCAAAACGCTCTACAAATTCAGTCGCTTATAAATATTTTGATAGCACCGACCAGTGCTGGAAGGAATATACCTGGGCGCAAGTCGTGGACATTGTAACTCACTGGGCCACGGCGCTTTCCCAACTTCAACTCAACATAGGCGAACGTGTAGGCGTCATGCTTCCCAATGGCCCGGAATGGGTGTTCTTCGAGCAGGCGGCGGCACGGGCCGGGCTCGTCAGTGTCCCCTTATACCCCAACGACCGACCGGACAATGTCAGCCATATCGTCAATGAGTCTGAAATTCGCGTCCTGTTTTTCTGGGGACCGCTTCAATGGGATACCATTCGTGCGGCAAAAAACGACTTTGAAAATACACCTGTATTCATTAGCTCTCAGCCGGTGAACGACCCCGAAGTAACGCACAAATCTGAGTGGCTGAAGAAGGCTAACGGCCTTCCCTCGCTAGCACCTGTTAAGGTCAGCAGCAAAGAGTTGGCGACGATAGTGTATACCTCAGGCACCACCGGTCGCCCGAAAGGGGTAATGTTGAGCCACGATAACATTATCAAAAACGCCTTTTTCGGCGTCCATTCTGTGGACGTTTACAAGGAAGACCTGTTCTTATCTTTTCTTCCTCTGTCGCACACGCTCGAACGGACTGTTGGATATTATTTGCCTATGCTTTGTGGCGCTTCGGTCGCCTATTGTCGTTCTATTCCAGAATTGGCCGAGGATTTACTGAGTATCAAACCAACGGTGTTGATATCAGTTCCGCGCATTTTCGAGAGAGTATACGGAAAGATTAAAACCGGTTTGCAGGAAAAATCTCCTGTCGCGCAAAAACTCTTTGCCATGGCAATCTCTGTCGGCTGGGAAAAGTTTCTCGCCGAACAAGGTCGTGGTTCGCGTTCACTAAGGCAAGTATTGTGGCCTCTGTTGAATAAGCTGGTGGCTTCAAAAATAGCTGAAAAACTCGGTGGCCGATTACGTTTCGCCATTAGTGGTGGGGCCCCACTACCCAAGGAAATTGCTGAGACCTTTATTGGTTTGGGTATACAAATCCTGCAAGGATATGGACTAACTGAGTCTAGCCCGGTAATCAGTGTAAATAAAATGGACAGCAACATCCCCCACAGTATTGGACAAGCCCTGCATGGGGTAAAGGTACGCTTGTCCAAAGATGGCGAGCTACAAACCTCAAGCGAATGCGTAATGATGGGATACTGGAAGCGTGAAGACGCTACTAAAGAGACATTTACTGAGGACGGCTGGTTGCGCACTGGCGATTTGGCACGCATCGACGAAAGCAACCACATTTATATTACCGGGCGTCTGAAAGAAATCATGGTCATGTCTAACGGTGAAAAGATTCCACCTGTCGATATCGAGATGGCGATCACGCTAGACCCCTTATTTGAGCAGGCCATGGTAATTGGTGAAGGTAAACCCTATTTGTCCGCCATCATCGTTTTAAACCCCGAAGCCTGGCCAGCATATGCAGAATCATTGGGCTTATCCGCCACTACGTCAGGTGTTTTAAAAGACAAGACTTTGCTAAAGGAAATCAAGAAACGCGTGGATGAGCGCATGTCTGAATTTCCAGGGTACGCGCAAATACATCAAATCACTTTATCTGACGAAGTCTGGAGCGACCAGAATTTCCTATTGACAGCCAGCCTGAAAATGAACCGAAAAGTTATTAGCGAACGTTTTGCTCAGGAAATCGCTGCAATGTATTCTGGGCACTAA
- the greA gene encoding transcription elongation factor GreA, producing MNKFPLTVEGADKLREELKHLKTVERPRVVQAIADAREHGDLKENAEYHAAREQQGFIEGRIQEIEGKLSNAQIIDVKQLNAGGKIVFGTTVDLLDVSTDQEVTYRIVGDDEADIKSGMISVNAPIARALIGKEEGDEVEVKTPGGLKEYEIVAVKYI from the coding sequence ATGAATAAGTTTCCTCTTACCGTTGAAGGTGCAGACAAACTACGCGAAGAACTAAAGCATCTTAAAACTGTGGAACGTCCACGTGTTGTTCAGGCAATCGCGGATGCGCGTGAACACGGGGATTTAAAGGAAAATGCCGAGTATCACGCAGCGCGTGAACAACAGGGATTTATCGAAGGGCGTATACAGGAAATCGAAGGTAAATTGTCCAATGCGCAAATTATTGATGTGAAGCAACTCAATGCCGGAGGCAAAATCGTTTTCGGCACAACTGTCGACTTGCTTGATGTGTCTACGGACCAGGAAGTGACATATCGAATTGTTGGCGATGATGAGGCTGATATTAAGTCTGGCATGATCTCAGTCAATGCACCTATTGCTCGTGCCTTAATCGGCAAGGAAGAGGGCGACGAAGTGGAAGTGAAAACGCCCGGTGGTTTAAAGGAATACGAAATCGTTGCAGTAAAATATATCTAA
- the carB gene encoding carbamoyl-phosphate synthase large subunit: MPKRSDIKSILIIGAGPIVIGQACEFDYSGAQACKALREEGYRVILINSNPATIMTDPEMADATYIEPVHWRTVEKIIEKERPDALLPTMGGQTALNCALDLDREGVLQKYGVELIGASKDAIDKAEDRERFRQAMTKIGLGTPRSGIAHSLVEAEQVQAMVGYPAIIRPSFTLGGSGGGIAYNRDEFIEICTRGLDLSPTNELLIEESVLGWKEYEMEVVRDHKDNCIIVCSIENLDPMGVHTGDSITVAPAQTLTDKEYQIMRDASLAVLREIGVDTGGSNVQFAICPEDGRMIVIEMNPRVSRSSALASKATGFPIAKIAAKLAVGYTLDELMNDITGGKTPASFEPSIDYVVTKIPRFTFEKFPKADSRLTTQMKSVGEVMAMGRSFQESLQKALRGLETGADGLNEMIKEIDEDALDVIRREVSEPRAHRLFYVGDAFRAGMSVEDVFNLSKIDPWFLIQIKELIDIEQEIKGKSLDKISADRLRLLKRKGFSDRRLASLLGTHENTIREFRHKNGVRPVFKRVDSCAAEFATSTAYMYSTYEDECESLPTDKQKIMVLGGGPNRIGQGIEFDYCCVHAALAMREDGYETIMVNCNPETVSTDYDTSDRLYFEPLTLEDVLEVVAKEKPKGVIVQYGGQTPLKLARALEKAGVPIIGTSPDAIDMAEDRERFQKMVDKLKLLQPPNATARTEENAIVLAAEIGYPLVVRPSYVLGGRAMEIVYGEDDLKRYMHEAVSVSNDSPVLLDRFLDDAVEVDVDAICDGDDVFIGGIMEHIEQAGVHSGDSACSLPPYSLPQEIQARIKDQVRAMAKELGVIGLMNTQFAVKGEDIYIIEVNPRASRTVPFVSKAIGLPLAKIAARTMAGQSLKRQGVEREIIPEYFSVKEAVFPFVKFPGVDPILGPEMKSTGEVMGVGRDFGEAFAKSQLGAGVLLPQKGRAFISVRDGDKVRAVKIAKELVKLGFAISATDGTSAALNEAGIENQRVNKVSQGRPHSVDMIINNEIQFVINTAQTKQSIADSFDMRRASLQNKVSYTTTIAGAEATTKALANLEKTSVISVQELHKELAQ; encoded by the coding sequence ATGCCAAAACGTAGCGACATAAAAAGCATTCTGATTATCGGCGCAGGACCCATTGTCATTGGCCAGGCCTGTGAATTTGACTACTCCGGCGCACAGGCATGTAAGGCACTGCGTGAAGAAGGTTATCGCGTCATACTGATCAACTCCAATCCGGCTACCATAATGACTGACCCGGAAATGGCAGACGCGACCTATATCGAACCGGTACATTGGCGCACGGTTGAAAAGATCATTGAAAAAGAGCGCCCCGATGCTCTGTTACCCACTATGGGCGGCCAGACAGCACTTAATTGCGCGCTGGATCTTGATCGTGAAGGTGTGCTTCAGAAATACGGTGTTGAATTAATCGGTGCCTCCAAGGATGCTATCGACAAGGCCGAGGATCGCGAGCGTTTTCGCCAGGCCATGACTAAGATTGGTCTTGGAACGCCGCGTTCCGGTATTGCGCATAGCCTGGTCGAAGCCGAGCAGGTTCAGGCCATGGTCGGTTACCCTGCTATTATTCGTCCTTCATTTACGCTAGGTGGTAGTGGTGGTGGTATTGCCTATAATCGCGACGAGTTCATCGAAATTTGTACTCGAGGTCTGGACTTATCTCCCACCAATGAGTTGCTGATCGAAGAGTCTGTACTGGGTTGGAAAGAATATGAGATGGAGGTGGTACGTGACCACAAGGACAACTGCATCATCGTCTGTTCCATCGAAAATCTTGATCCTATGGGCGTACACACCGGTGATTCCATCACAGTCGCGCCGGCACAGACCCTGACAGATAAAGAATATCAAATCATGCGCGACGCTTCTCTCGCAGTATTGCGTGAGATCGGTGTCGATACCGGCGGTTCCAATGTGCAGTTCGCCATTTGTCCGGAAGATGGGCGTATGATCGTTATAGAGATGAACCCACGAGTTTCGCGTTCATCTGCATTGGCCTCTAAGGCAACAGGATTTCCAATTGCCAAGATCGCGGCAAAACTCGCTGTTGGTTATACCCTGGATGAATTGATGAACGACATCACCGGGGGTAAAACGCCGGCCTCGTTTGAACCGAGTATAGACTACGTCGTTACCAAGATTCCTCGTTTCACGTTTGAGAAATTTCCCAAGGCCGATTCTCGTTTGACTACCCAGATGAAATCGGTGGGCGAAGTCATGGCTATGGGACGCAGTTTTCAGGAGTCGCTGCAAAAAGCTTTGCGTGGCTTGGAAACAGGCGCAGATGGTCTGAATGAAATGATTAAGGAAATCGACGAAGATGCGCTAGATGTGATTCGTCGAGAAGTGTCTGAACCACGTGCCCATCGTTTGTTCTATGTTGGCGATGCATTCCGCGCAGGTATGAGTGTGGAAGATGTTTTCAATCTATCCAAGATTGATCCGTGGTTTTTGATTCAGATAAAAGAACTGATCGACATCGAACAGGAAATCAAAGGCAAATCGTTGGACAAGATTTCCGCCGATCGACTGCGTCTGCTTAAGCGTAAGGGGTTCTCTGATCGTCGACTGGCCAGTTTGCTCGGAACCCATGAAAACACCATCAGAGAATTTCGACACAAGAACGGTGTACGTCCGGTGTTCAAACGCGTAGATTCCTGCGCGGCAGAGTTTGCTACCTCAACAGCCTATATGTATTCCACTTATGAAGATGAGTGCGAATCACTACCGACAGACAAACAAAAAATTATGGTGCTCGGTGGCGGACCTAACCGTATAGGTCAGGGCATCGAATTCGATTATTGTTGCGTACATGCGGCACTGGCGATGCGTGAAGATGGATACGAAACCATCATGGTCAACTGTAATCCGGAGACGGTTTCGACCGATTATGATACATCTGATCGATTGTACTTTGAGCCGCTGACACTCGAAGATGTGCTTGAGGTTGTCGCGAAGGAAAAGCCTAAAGGCGTAATTGTCCAATACGGTGGACAAACGCCGCTGAAACTGGCGCGTGCTTTGGAAAAAGCCGGAGTACCTATAATTGGAACCTCACCTGACGCCATCGATATGGCCGAGGACCGGGAGCGTTTCCAGAAAATGGTCGACAAGTTGAAACTGTTGCAACCACCTAATGCAACCGCTCGCACAGAAGAAAATGCAATTGTTTTAGCCGCTGAGATTGGATATCCACTGGTTGTGCGACCATCGTATGTACTTGGTGGACGAGCGATGGAGATTGTCTATGGCGAGGACGATTTGAAGCGTTATATGCATGAAGCCGTTTCGGTTTCCAATGATTCACCGGTATTGCTCGATCGTTTTCTCGATGATGCTGTGGAAGTCGATGTTGACGCCATTTGTGACGGCGACGATGTGTTTATCGGCGGTATCATGGAGCATATCGAACAGGCAGGTGTGCATTCAGGTGACTCTGCTTGTTCATTGCCACCGTACTCTTTGCCTCAGGAAATTCAGGCTCGCATCAAAGATCAGGTACGTGCTATGGCTAAGGAGCTTGGCGTAATCGGGTTGATGAATACGCAGTTTGCGGTCAAAGGTGAAGATATTTACATTATCGAAGTAAACCCTCGCGCGTCGCGTACTGTGCCTTTTGTGTCGAAGGCTATTGGTCTTCCTCTGGCAAAGATTGCGGCGCGTACGATGGCTGGGCAGTCGCTAAAACGCCAAGGTGTTGAGCGGGAGATCATCCCGGAATATTTTTCGGTTAAGGAAGCGGTATTCCCTTTCGTGAAGTTCCCTGGCGTTGATCCAATTTTGGGTCCGGAAATGAAGTCCACAGGTGAAGTTATGGGTGTTGGTCGTGATTTTGGTGAAGCGTTTGCGAAATCGCAATTAGGGGCAGGGGTATTGCTGCCGCAGAAGGGGCGTGCATTCATCAGCGTTCGCGACGGTGATAAAGTACGTGCTGTTAAGATTGCGAAAGAACTCGTCAAACTGGGATTCGCAATCTCTGCAACAGATGGTACTTCCGCGGCACTTAACGAGGCGGGTATTGAAAACCAGCGTGTAAATAAAGTTTCGCAGGGACGTCCTCATTCTGTAGATATGATAATCAATAACGAAATTCAATTTGTTATAAACACGGCACAAACCAAGCAATCGATTGCTGATTCCTTTGATATGCGTCGTGCCTCGCTTCAAAATAAGGTTTCGTACACGACAACAATTGCGGGAGCGGAAGCCACAACCAAGGCGCTCGCTAATTTGGAAAAAACCTCTGTTATAAGCGTACAGGAGTTACACAAGGAGTTGGCACAATGA